From Magnolia sinica isolate HGM2019 chromosome 13, MsV1, whole genome shotgun sequence, one genomic window encodes:
- the LOC131224375 gene encoding calcium-binding protein CML42-like: MAQEPKPSLTRASHSFRLRSSSLNSLRLRRIFDVFDRNADGMITAQELGRALEQLGLEVEPIELECIVQLYVKPGNSGLEYDDFEALHRSLGDSIFSGGNDDACTTDSSSAQEESDLTEAFKVFDEDGDGFISARELQAVLGKLGFPEGRDINSVEQMICSVDRNHDGLVDFHEFKDMMQSVSIMSI; the protein is encoded by the coding sequence ATGGCCCAAGAACCCAAGCCGAGCCTAACCCGAGCCTCCCACTCATTCCGGCTCCGCAGCTCGAGCCTCAATTCACTCCGGCTCCGCCGCATCTTCGACGTGTTTGACCGTAATGCCGACGGCATGATCACGGCCCAAGAGCTGGGCCGGGCACTCGAGCAGCTAGGGCTGGAAGTGGAACCCATCGAGCTCGAGTGCATAGTGCAATTATACGTGAAGCCAGGTAATTCAGGGCTCGAGTACGACGACTTCGAGGCGTTGCACCGGTCACTCGGTGACTCGATCTTCAGTGGGGGCAACGACGATGCATGTACTACAGATAGCAGCAGTGCACAAGAGGAATCGGACCTTACGGAGGCATTCAAGGTGTTCGACGAGGATGGAGATGGCTTTATATCCGCCAGGGAATTGCAAGCTGTATTGGGTAAGCTTGGATTCCCGGAAGGGAGGGATATCAATAGTGTGGAGCAGATGATATGTTCGGTGGACCGGAACCATGATGGGCTTGTGGATTTCCATGAGTTTAAGGATATGATGCAAAGCGTTTCGATTATGAGCATTTGA